The following are encoded together in the Planococcus antarcticus DSM 14505 genome:
- a CDS encoding cupin domain-containing protein, translated as MELKDYGAVSFVVNIDETTKQTDIFRTALWTGKNLQVTVMSIRVGDDIGLEVHQGDPFLRIEAGKGLVQMGESEDDLTFEENAEDDYAIMTPAGKWHNVTNKGDNPLKIYSIYAPPEHPHGTVHETKAVAKKAGQEE; from the coding sequence ATGGAATTAAAAGATTATGGAGCAGTATCGTTTGTCGTAAATATCGATGAGACAACTAAGCAAACTGACATATTCCGCACTGCATTATGGACAGGAAAAAACCTGCAGGTAACCGTAATGAGCATTAGAGTGGGGGATGACATCGGCCTCGAAGTCCATCAAGGCGATCCATTCCTGCGAATCGAAGCTGGAAAAGGGCTTGTCCAGATGGGCGAGAGCGAAGATGACCTTACATTTGAAGAAAATGCCGAAGATGATTATGCCATCATGACTCCAGCAGGAAAATGGCATAACGTTACAAATAAGGGCGATAATCCGTTGAAAATCTATTCGATTTACGCACCGCCTGAACATCCACACGGCACGGTTCATGAAACTAAGGCAGTTGCTAAAAAAGCAGGACAGGAAGAATAA
- a CDS encoding EAL domain-containing protein — translation MQCNNCSVTAIKFEIKLEGKTNLSALQTVIDHLERRGIEISSRGDKLQMDEVGAREFLDFCSDLLDVSQVVFRINQEAWQPLDRMAQVFETEWIDDVIANERLTCHYQPIVDTDENIFAYEMLARFQNEDGSMIYPNEIFPAAKTRGRLYALDRVCRMTAVKYSAALKGEKAFINFIPTSIYSPEFCLSSTISLSKKLGVDPKLLVFEVVETEKVDDLDHLKKILTYYRERGFDYALDDVGEGYSTIEMLADMKPKYMKLDMKFVQDVATDLEKQRVAKKFLRKALEIGSIPLAEGIETRQDFEWLKQSGYQLFQGYYFGKPAALPLYEQHVKA, via the coding sequence GTGCAATGCAATAACTGCTCAGTTACAGCTATCAAATTTGAAATCAAGCTGGAAGGGAAAACCAATCTTTCAGCGTTGCAGACGGTCATAGATCATTTGGAAAGAAGAGGAATTGAAATCAGCAGTAGAGGCGATAAGCTGCAGATGGATGAAGTAGGTGCCAGGGAATTTCTGGATTTTTGTAGCGATTTGCTGGATGTGAGTCAAGTAGTGTTTCGCATCAATCAGGAAGCCTGGCAGCCATTGGACAGGATGGCTCAGGTTTTCGAAACGGAATGGATAGATGACGTCATCGCAAACGAACGGCTTACCTGCCATTATCAGCCGATTGTGGATACGGATGAAAACATTTTTGCCTATGAAATGCTGGCACGTTTTCAAAACGAAGACGGTTCGATGATCTACCCGAATGAAATTTTTCCGGCGGCCAAAACCCGCGGACGTTTGTACGCATTGGACCGGGTTTGTAGAATGACTGCTGTGAAATATTCAGCTGCACTAAAAGGGGAAAAGGCGTTCATTAACTTTATCCCTACTTCCATTTATTCGCCCGAGTTTTGCTTAAGTTCAACAATTTCTTTGTCTAAGAAATTAGGCGTTGATCCAAAGTTACTGGTATTTGAAGTGGTAGAAACGGAAAAAGTGGATGACCTTGACCATTTGAAAAAAATACTGACGTATTATCGGGAAAGAGGATTCGATTACGCATTGGATGACGTGGGCGAAGGCTACAGCACCATTGAGATGCTGGCAGATATGAAACCGAAGTATATGAAGCTGGATATGAAGTTTGTCCAGGATGTTGCGACAGATTTAGAAAAGCAGAGAGTCGCCAAGAAATTCTTGCGGAAAGCCCTTGAAATCGGTTCTATTCCATTGGCGGAAGGCATTGAAACGCGCCAAGACTTTGAGTGGCTGAAGCAGAGCGGGTATCAATTATTCCAAGGCTATTATTTTGGTAAGCCAGCAGCATTGCCTTTGTACGAACAGCACGTAAAAGCGTAA
- a CDS encoding dihydrofolate reductase family protein, protein MGKIIVAMYLTLDGVMEEPSWTAPYWDDEIAKFQLNLLFRSDALLLGRVTYEGFAAAWPSAEDQEGFANRMNQLPKYVASTTLKRTEWNARLITSNVAQEVAKLKKTGQRLLVYGSAELIETLLKHDLIDEMHLMTFPLILGEGKRLFKENADQKMFNLKEIRSTDAGVLIASYTPDR, encoded by the coding sequence ATGGGGAAAATCATTGTAGCGATGTATTTGACGCTCGACGGAGTCATGGAGGAACCGTCCTGGACTGCGCCCTACTGGGATGATGAGATAGCCAAATTTCAGCTCAATTTATTGTTCCGTAGCGACGCACTCCTGCTCGGGCGGGTGACGTATGAAGGGTTTGCCGCAGCATGGCCGTCGGCAGAAGATCAAGAGGGTTTTGCCAACAGGATGAACCAATTGCCGAAGTATGTGGCTTCCACCACATTGAAACGCACGGAATGGAATGCACGCCTGATCACCAGCAATGTAGCGCAAGAAGTAGCCAAGCTGAAAAAAACCGGACAGCGGCTATTGGTCTACGGCAGTGCAGAACTTATCGAAACTTTGCTGAAGCATGATTTGATCGACGAAATGCATCTGATGACCTTTCCGCTCATATTGGGAGAAGGCAAGCGGTTGTTCAAGGAAAATGCCGACCAGAAAATGTTCAATCTGAAGGAAATTCGTTCAACCGATGCAGGCGTACTAATCGCCAGCTATACGCCGGACAGATAA